TGCGCCTTCTGCTTTTAACATATTTCCGTTTTTGGGCTCATTTCTGGAAACGAGCCCGAAAACGCACTATTCAATCTTCTTGCCGCTCATGGCTTTCTTAATGGAAATCTGCATCACGCGCTCCGCGAAGGGGCTGGTTTGTTCTTCCAGCGTATCCACGGCTCTGAGAATGGTGTCTTTGTCGCCGGAAGGCAAGGCGTCTTTCAAGCGCTGGAGATTGCGGTTGGTCAATTCAATTTCCTCTGAAGTTAAATGCTCGCCGTTTTTCTGCACGAACCGTTCTACTTGGTAAAGCATCTGCTCGGCGGTGGTGCGCGCCTCAATGACCATGCGGGTGTTCACGTCTTCGCGGGCGTGGGTGATGGAGTCCATCAGCATTTGTTCCACTTGTTCATCGGTGAGGCCGTATTGCGGTTTCACTTCCACTTCCTGCTTCACGCCGGAGCGCAATTCAATGGCTTCTACTTTTAGAATACCATCGGCATTCAGGATGAAGTTTACATCTACCTTAGGGAAGCCAGCAGGCATGGCCGGAATGCCTTTCAGGTCAAACTCGGCCAGTTTGCGGTTCTCTTTCACCAAATCACGCTCGCCCTGGTACACGCTTATTTTCATGTTCACCTGACCGTCCACGGAGGTGGTGTACTGGCGCCCGGCTTTGGTGGGAATTTTGGAGTTGCGGGGAATAATGGAATCCATTAAGCCACCCATAGTCTCAATACCCAGCGTGAGCGGCGTTACGTCTAGCAGCAGAATATCTTTGCGGTTTCCAGCCAAAACATCAGCCTGAATGGCAGCACCCAAGGCCACCACTTCATCTGGGTTCAAACTATTGTTGGCGGGCTTCCCGAAGAAGTCTGAAATAGTCTGGTACACCAGGGGCACGCGCGTGGAACCGCCCACCATAATCACGCTGTCAATTTGGGCAGGCTGAAGACCGGCATCTTGCATGGCCATTTTGCAGGAAATCAAGGTGCGATCAACAATAGGGGTAATCAGCGTCTCAAAGGTGTGTTTGTTGAGGATCAGTTCAATGCCGTTCAGTTCTGCGCTGAACTTCTCCTGGCTGCTCAAAGTCTTTTTGGCTTCTTCGGCTTTCAACCGGAGCGCCTGCGAAATTTGCGCGTCCTGGGAAGCTATATCAGCAAGCAGGCGGTTTTGCTTCGTCCAGAAAGTAATGATTTCGCGGTCCATGTCATCGCCGCCCAAATAGGTGTCGCCGTGGGTGGAGAGCACTTCAAAAATGCCTTGGTGAATCTTGAGGATAGAAATATCAAAGGTTCCGCCGCCCAAGTCATACACGGCAATGGTTTTTTCCTCGCTGGGGTCCAGCCCAATGCCATAAGCCAAAGAAGCCGCGGTAGGCTCGTTCACAATGCGCAGCACTTCCAAGCCCGCCAGTTTGCCGGCATCCCGCGTAGCTTGGCGCTGGCTGTCATTGAAATAGGCAGGAACGGTAATCACGGCGCGGTTCACGGGCGTTTTCAAGGCATGTTCGGCGCGGGCACGGAGCTCTTTCAGGATTTCAGCGCTCAGCTCAATGGGCGAGTAGAATTTGTCCTGCACCCGTATCTTCACCATGCCCTCAGAGTTGTCATCAATCACCTTGTACCCGAAGGCATCTTGGTGCCCACTGATATCTTGGTACGATTTGCCCAGCAACCGCTTCACCGAATAAATGGTGTTGGCCGGGTCTGTGAGCAGATAGTCCTTGGCCGCATCACCCACCAACACCTCGCCTTGAGGGGAGAAGTGAATCACCGACGGCACAATGGTGCCCAGGCCTTGGTCATTAATCGCGATGGCCACGTTGTCTTCGGGGTGCATGTACGCCACCAGGCTGTTGGTGGTGCCCAGGTCAATGCCCACAATTACTTCTTCCTTTTGAATGGAGGCGGTGGTCAGGTTTATCGCAATTTTAGCCATGGTATCTCAGTTAAGCGGAAATCAGCAGATTCCCAGTACAAAAGTACGAAGAAATTGCGCGTGATATAGCCACGGTTTCCTGTAAGACCTCACCTCAACCCCTCTCCCACGGAGAGGGACTTTTCTGCTAATATGTTTTGGGGCTTGTT
This region of Rufibacter sp. LB8 genomic DNA includes:
- the hscA gene encoding Fe-S protein assembly chaperone HscA, which codes for MAKIAINLTTASIQKEEVIVGIDLGTTNSLVAYMHPEDNVAIAINDQGLGTIVPSVIHFSPQGEVLVGDAAKDYLLTDPANTIYSVKRLLGKSYQDISGHQDAFGYKVIDDNSEGMVKIRVQDKFYSPIELSAEILKELRARAEHALKTPVNRAVITVPAYFNDSQRQATRDAGKLAGLEVLRIVNEPTAASLAYGIGLDPSEEKTIAVYDLGGGTFDISILKIHQGIFEVLSTHGDTYLGGDDMDREIITFWTKQNRLLADIASQDAQISQALRLKAEEAKKTLSSQEKFSAELNGIELILNKHTFETLITPIVDRTLISCKMAMQDAGLQPAQIDSVIMVGGSTRVPLVYQTISDFFGKPANNSLNPDEVVALGAAIQADVLAGNRKDILLLDVTPLTLGIETMGGLMDSIIPRNSKIPTKAGRQYTTSVDGQVNMKISVYQGERDLVKENRKLAEFDLKGIPAMPAGFPKVDVNFILNADGILKVEAIELRSGVKQEVEVKPQYGLTDEQVEQMLMDSITHAREDVNTRMVIEARTTAEQMLYQVERFVQKNGEHLTSEEIELTNRNLQRLKDALPSGDKDTILRAVDTLEEQTSPFAERVMQISIKKAMSGKKIE